In Nonlabens agnitus, the DNA window GGAGAACTGCTCCATTTTGAAGCTAAAGAAATAGGCCAATAAAAAAGCCGCTCGAGGAGCGGCTTTTGATAGAGTCTTTTATTTCTTAATCATCTAGATGGTCTGCAATATCTTCAAGTCTTTTGATTTGGTTAATGGTGGCGTTTATCTCATCCTTTTGGGCTTCAAGAACACTTACAATAGTTTGTGGCAGCTCGTTTTTATGTTCTAGAATTTGAGAATACTCTGCTACGGCAGCATTTTCACCCCTTAAACATTCTTCAAGAATGGTTTCATCCTTATTACTGCTTAATGCGGCCTTGATATTCATCCAGCTACGGTGTACATCACCTTGAAAGGAACCGTCAAATTCTGGATGCTCGTTCATTCCTTTCATTTCGCCAGCGATGCTCGCGGCATATTGAGTGCGTCTGGCACCTTGTTGGGCAAACCAACGTTTGAGTTGTACATTTTCAGTAACCTCGGCGGCGTTGGCATAACCTCGTTGCGCATCATATGTTTTCT includes these proteins:
- a CDS encoding ferritin-like domain-containing protein produces the protein MNNFKIKTMDTQVNTEKYLQSILEKTYDAQRGYANAAEVTENVQLKRWFAQQGARRTQYAASIAGEMKGMNEHPEFDGSFQGDVHRSWMNIKAALSSNKDETILEECLRGENAAVAEYSQILEHKNELPQTIVSVLEAQKDEINATINQIKRLEDIADHLDD